From the Oncorhynchus nerka isolate Pitt River linkage group LG20, Oner_Uvic_2.0, whole genome shotgun sequence genome, one window contains:
- the LOC115102434 gene encoding DAZ-associated protein 2-like — protein sequence MNNKGSYPQQAVYPQQSSAPIYPPAMQVSPQAPPYSDAPPAYSEIYQPRYVHPSQAGQLQQMSQYPGTQMYMQLPQSMAVGPMGHNVPMAYYPMGAMYPPGSTVLVEGGYDAGARFGQSNSASIPPPPPGHMPNAAQLAAMQGANVMMSQRKNNFFVGGSNGGYTIW from the exons GTTCCTATCCCCAGCAAGCTGTGTACCCTCAGCAGAGTAGTGCACCCATCTACCCACCTGCTATGCAAGTGTCTCCCCAGGCACCACCTTATTCAGACGCCCCACCTGCATACTCTGAG ATCTATCAGCCCAGGTATGTGCACCCATCTCAGGCTGGCCAGCTACAGCAAATGTCTCAGTACCCTGGCACTCAGATGTACATGCAACTGCCCCAGTCCATGGCTGTTGGACCAATGGGCCACAATGTCCCCATGGCGTACTACCCCATGGGAGCCATGTATCCCCCTGGCTCCACTGTGCTAGTGGAGGGAGGATATGATGCTGGTGCTCGCTTTGGTCAAAGCAACAGTGCTTCCATCCCA CCCCCACCTCCCGGCCACATGCCTAATGCAGCTCAGCTGGCCGCCATGCAGGGTGCCAACGTCATGATGTCACAGCGCAAGAACAACTTCTTTGTGGGTGGCTCCAATGGCGGGTACACCATCTGGTAA